The following are from one region of the Gambusia affinis linkage group LG02, SWU_Gaff_1.0, whole genome shotgun sequence genome:
- the htatip2 gene encoding oxidoreductase HTATIP2 isoform X1, with translation MKLLCSTLGKATWILTVTVAIVAAVLYYFDDTSPSKYSSMAEDMKTLEEKFRGQNKSCFILGASGETGKVLLQELLERNIFSKITLIGRRQLSFEDKACENLIQEVVDFEKLDDYAAAFKGHDVGYCCLGTTRAKAGADGFVRVDHDYVLKSAELAKAGGCSQFHLESSRGADKKSSFLYLKVKGQVEAEIEALGFDRLAIYRPGVLLVDRQESRPGEWLARKFFSAFSAVCSNSMSISIQAVAKAMVSNTLLQPEQKAEILENKDITSLGKVNGK, from the exons ATGAAACTCCTCTGCTCCACCCTGGGGAAAGCGACTTGGATTTTAACCGTCACTGTTGCCATCGTTGCAGCGGTACTTTATTATTTCGACGACACTTCTCCAAGCAAATATAGCAG CATGGCTGAGGACATGAAGACCCTGGAAGAGAAGTTCAGGGGTCAGAACAAGAGCTGTTTTATCCTGGGAGCTTCTGGGGAAACTGGGAAAGTGTTGCTTCAAGAGCTGCTagagagaaacattttctccaaaataacCCTCATTGGACGAAGACAGCTGAGCTTTGAAGATAAAGCGTGTGAAAACCTG ATACAGGAAGtggttgattttgaaaaactcgATGACTATGCTGCTGCTTTCAAGGGCCATGATGTGGGCTACTGCTGCCTGGGAACTACCAGGGCAAAAGCAGGGGCT GACGGATTCGTCAGAGTTGATCATGACTACGTTCTGAAATCTGCAGAGCTCGCCAAGGCTGGAGGCTGCTCACAGTTTCACCTGGAGTCCTCCAGAGGAGCCGATAAAAAAAGTAGCTTCCTCTACCTCAAAGTCAAG ggcCAAGTTGAAGCTGAAATTGAGGCATTGGGTTTTGACAGATTAGCCATTTACAGACCAGG GGTTCTGTTAGTGGACAGACAGGAGAGTCGACCCGGAGAGTGGCTCGCCAGGAAGTTCTTCAGCGCCTTCTCTGCCGTTTGCTCCAACTCCATGTCCATCTCAATCCAAGCGGTGGCGAAAGCGATGGTGTCCAACACTCTGCTGCAGCCGGAGCAGAAGGCGGAGATCCTGGAGAACAAGGACATTACCAGTCTTGGAAAAGTGAATGGGAAATAG
- the htatip2 gene encoding oxidoreductase HTATIP2 isoform X2 — MAEDMKTLEEKFRGQNKSCFILGASGETGKVLLQELLERNIFSKITLIGRRQLSFEDKACENLIQEVVDFEKLDDYAAAFKGHDVGYCCLGTTRAKAGADGFVRVDHDYVLKSAELAKAGGCSQFHLESSRGADKKSSFLYLKVKGQVEAEIEALGFDRLAIYRPGVLLVDRQESRPGEWLARKFFSAFSAVCSNSMSISIQAVAKAMVSNTLLQPEQKAEILENKDITSLGKVNGK; from the exons ATGGCTGAGGACATGAAGACCCTGGAAGAGAAGTTCAGGGGTCAGAACAAGAGCTGTTTTATCCTGGGAGCTTCTGGGGAAACTGGGAAAGTGTTGCTTCAAGAGCTGCTagagagaaacattttctccaaaataacCCTCATTGGACGAAGACAGCTGAGCTTTGAAGATAAAGCGTGTGAAAACCTG ATACAGGAAGtggttgattttgaaaaactcgATGACTATGCTGCTGCTTTCAAGGGCCATGATGTGGGCTACTGCTGCCTGGGAACTACCAGGGCAAAAGCAGGGGCT GACGGATTCGTCAGAGTTGATCATGACTACGTTCTGAAATCTGCAGAGCTCGCCAAGGCTGGAGGCTGCTCACAGTTTCACCTGGAGTCCTCCAGAGGAGCCGATAAAAAAAGTAGCTTCCTCTACCTCAAAGTCAAG ggcCAAGTTGAAGCTGAAATTGAGGCATTGGGTTTTGACAGATTAGCCATTTACAGACCAGG GGTTCTGTTAGTGGACAGACAGGAGAGTCGACCCGGAGAGTGGCTCGCCAGGAAGTTCTTCAGCGCCTTCTCTGCCGTTTGCTCCAACTCCATGTCCATCTCAATCCAAGCGGTGGCGAAAGCGATGGTGTCCAACACTCTGCTGCAGCCGGAGCAGAAGGCGGAGATCCTGGAGAACAAGGACATTACCAGTCTTGGAAAAGTGAATGGGAAATAG